GCAGCCCGGCGCCCCGTACGCGCAGCACGGAGCCGACCGGCGGGGTGCGCCCCTCGGGCAGGGCCAGGTCCCGGCCGGTCACGGCGGCCTCGAACTGCCCGGCGCCGGTGAACTCCCAGCGCACCGTGAGCCGCCCGCCCCAGCTCCCCTCGTTCCGGGCGCGCAGCCCGATCGCGCAGGGCGCCCCGCTGCCGGGTTCGGCGCCGGGGGCGTCCGCGCGGGCCAGCGTGATCCGGTGCAGGGCGCAGGCTTCCTCGGCCGCGGGGTGCGGGGCCCGCGGCAGCGGCGCCACCCGCAGGACGTGGGCCCGTACACCGCCCTGGTCGAAGAAGGCCCGTACCGCGTACGGCAGCAGCCCGGGCCCCTCGAAGCCGCCGAAGTGCCGCTGGTAGTCGGTCCAGCGGTCGACGGCGACCGGCTCGTCGACGGGCCCGCGGGGTGCCACGCCGACGAACCCGGCGATGTCCAGGCGCACCGGCCGGAAGGAGGGCGGCGGCCGACGCGCATCGCGGTACACCCCGGGCGCCCCCAGGCGCAGTCCGGCGAATCCGGCGGGGCTCACCTGATTTCTCCCAGGACGTCCCGGCCTTCAAGCCGGGGAGGAATGGGTCCTTGGCGCGGAGCCACGAAGCGGCGGAGTTCTCTGCATGTCTGCCCTGACCTGCACTCTCTTCCGTTGTCAGTGGGGGCTGTTAGGTTGCGATCATGGCCACGACACCGCTGGCCGATGACGTGACCGGGCGCGCCCGGTACACGTACCGGCTGCGCGTCTCGTCGACCGCGCTGACCCGGCTTGATGCCGATTGGGCGCGGTGCCGGTGGGTGTGGAACGAGTGCGTGGCGATGTCCCGCAAGGTCCACGCCGTCAACAAGGACGCCGAACAGAAGATCACGTGCGGTCCGGCGCAGCTCGACAAGATGCTGACCGAGGCGCGCCGGTCGATGGCCTGGCTGCGTGAGGGTGCTTCGGTACCACAGCAGCAGACCATCCGGGACTTCGCGAAGTCCCGTGCCAAGGCGATGAAAGACATCAAGGCGAGGCTGCCGATGCGGCAGCGGGCCGGGATGCCCCGGATCAAGCGGAAGCGGGAGGCCTCGCCGTCGCTGAACTACACGCGGCGCGGGTTCTCGATCAAGCACGGTCGTCTGCACCTGGCGGGCGGGACCGTGCTGACGGTCGTATGGTCGCGTGACCTGCCATCCGCCCCAACCAGCGTGCGTGTGTACCGAGACAGCCTCGGGCACTGGTACGCGTCGTTCGTCGTGACGGCCGAGGCGCAGCCGCTGCCGGTGACCGGAGCGGTGGTCGGTGTGGACTGGGGCGTGAAGGAGACCGCTACCACCACCTCCGACGCCCACGACCTCCCGCACGCCGAGCACGGCAGGACCGCCACCGCCAGGCTCGCCCGCTACCAGCGGATGATGGCCCGCCGCGCGACGCCCAAGAACCGGCCCGACACCGTCGGCTACCGCAAGGCCCGGAAGGCTGCGGCGAAGGTGTCGAAGAAGATCGCCCGTCAGCGGCAGGACAGCGGCCGAAAGTGGGCCAAGACGATCGTCCGAGACTTCGACCACCTCGCCGTGGAAGACTTCCGGCCGCGCTTCCTCGCGAAGTCCACCATGGCCCGCAAGGCGGCCGACGCCGCGATCAGTGCCACGAAGTCGGCCCTGATCGAGCAGGCCCGCAAGCACGGCCGGAACCTGCACCTCGTGCACCCCGCGCACACCACCATGGACTGCGCACCGTGCGGCGCGAGAACCAAGCACGCACTTCCCCTTTCCGAAAGGACGTACACGTGCACCGCATGCGGAGTCTCGTCTCCCAGGGACAAGAACTCCGCCCGCGTGATGCTTGTCCGGGCTGGTCTCAACCCGGCTAGTGCTGATCTTGTAAGACCCGCCCCCTGCTAGGGGTCAGGCAAAGTGAGCTAGGAATCCCCGCCTTTCAGGGCGGGGAGGTTTCAAAGGGACTGGAAGTCGATGCGCTCGGCGACGAGGTGGAGCTCCTCCATCGCGACCTCTCCGCCGCCCTTGCCCGTGAGGGTGGGGCCGACCCACTTCTTGGGCTGGGCGGCGCGCAGCACCCAGGCGCAGACCGGTTGGCGTCCCTCGTCGTGCAGGGTGACGGTGACGGTGCGGGCGTCGTACGCGCCCTCGCGGGTGGCCTTGATCCAGTTGAAGAGGCGCAGGTCGCCGATGATTCCGCGTTTGAGGGTGACGTCGTTCGTCGTATTGGTGTTGGCGATCTTGCGCACGTGGTTCTCGGGGTCGTTGCCGTTGCGGTACTCGGAGAACTTCACCTCGTTGCCGGCTCCGCTGAAGTCGGAGAAGCCGCCGGCGATCTGGTCCTCGCCTCCGGTGTCACCGAGCTTGACGAGGAAGTTGAAGGCTCCGTAGGGGTTGTTGCGCGTGGCCATGGGGTGTCTCCCGCTCTCCTGGGCCCGTCGGTGTCGGTGCCGGGGTCAGCTGCGCTGCGCGTCGGCCGTGAACTGTCCGATGCGGAA
The Streptomyces sp. NBC_01296 DNA segment above includes these coding regions:
- a CDS encoding RNA-guided endonuclease InsQ/TnpB family protein, whose translation is MATTPLADDVTGRARYTYRLRVSSTALTRLDADWARCRWVWNECVAMSRKVHAVNKDAEQKITCGPAQLDKMLTEARRSMAWLREGASVPQQQTIRDFAKSRAKAMKDIKARLPMRQRAGMPRIKRKREASPSLNYTRRGFSIKHGRLHLAGGTVLTVVWSRDLPSAPTSVRVYRDSLGHWYASFVVTAEAQPLPVTGAVVGVDWGVKETATTTSDAHDLPHAEHGRTATARLARYQRMMARRATPKNRPDTVGYRKARKAAAKVSKKIARQRQDSGRKWAKTIVRDFDHLAVEDFRPRFLAKSTMARKAADAAISATKSALIEQARKHGRNLHLVHPAHTTMDCAPCGARTKHALPLSERTYTCTACGVSSPRDKNSARVMLVRAGLNPASADLVRPAPC
- a CDS encoding phage tail protein, coding for MATRNNPYGAFNFLVKLGDTGGEDQIAGGFSDFSGAGNEVKFSEYRNGNDPENHVRKIANTNTTNDVTLKRGIIGDLRLFNWIKATREGAYDARTVTVTLHDEGRQPVCAWVLRAAQPKKWVGPTLTGKGGGEVAMEELHLVAERIDFQSL